The Reichenbachiella carrageenanivorans region GCCAAGCCTACAATTCTTAGATCGACGTGCTCGTTTTCTCTGAGATATTCTTTTTGTTTAGCTATTTGCTGAATCAACGTACCTCCCACATTGCCTATACCTACAAGAAACAGGTTGATTCTTTTCTTTTCAGAAAGGAAGAAACTTTCATGTAGTACATTGAGTGATTTTCTTAGGTGTCTTTCTTCGATTACCACCGTGATATTGCGCTCCGACGAACCTTGAGCGATAGCTTTTATGTTTACACCATTTTCACCTAATGCAGCAAACATTTGCCCACTGACGCCTACATGGTCGCGCATTTTATCCCCTACCAAAGCTACTATGGCCAGATTTTCTTCCACCTCTAGTGGATTCAGCTTTGTGTAGACTCAATTCGAATTGAAATTCTTCTTCGATAGCAGCTCTACTTGCTGCTACATCGTTGCCGTCTATCCCTACACAGATCGAATGCTCAGAAGATGCCTGTGTGATAATGATCACATTTACTTTAGCCTCGGAGAGTGCTTTAAACAGCCTAAAAGAAAATTTAGGGATACCTATCATGCCACTACCTGACAAGTTGAGCAAGGCAATATTTTTCACACTCGACAGGCCTTTTACGAATTGCTTCGAGCCATTAGCATCGGCACTAATAGTCGTGCCAGCGTCGTCTGGTCTAAAGGTATTTTTAATCTTGATTGGAATATTCTTATCCAAGGCAGGCTGGATAGTCGGCGGATAGATCACCTTGGCTCCAAAGTGAGAAAGTTCCATGGCTTCTTGATAAGACAGCTTTTCTATCGGGTGTGCAGATGATACTGCTCGTGGATCTGATGTCATCATACCACTCACGTCTGTCCATATTTCGAATGTATCTACATCCAAGGCTGCTGCCAGAATAGCTGCTGTATAGTCAGACCCTCCTCTACCTAGCGTGGTAGGTACGTTGTCGGTGTTGGAAGATACAAAGCCAGGACAAACTACAAGATCAGAAGAAGTTGCAAAAAATTCCTTGATATTTTTATTGGTCGTCTCAAATGCTACAATGGCATTATTAAAGTTGCTATCGGTTTTGATCATTGCGGCACTGTTGCCCCAATCGGTAGTCAAACCCTCTGCATTGAGAAAATCTACGATAATATTAGAAGACAAAATTTCTCCCATGCCTAATACACGATCCAAAGATCTTGGCGATAGTTCCCCAATCAAAAAGATACCTTTCATGATATCCTCTAGGTCATTGAGCAATATTTTAGTTTTGCTCAAAGTGCCTGACTGGTTTTTCACAGGGAGCAATTCCTTTACGGTATCGAGATGTCTGGTTTCTATTTTAGCAAACAGTTCTTGGTATGATTCGTCGCCAGCTGCGGCCAAGTCACTGCACTCATGGAGCAGATTGGTCACGCCCCCGAAGGCAGAAACTACACATACTTGTTTTTCGCTCTTCCCAGCTGATAATATATCCTTTACCACTCTCAGATTATCCGGGGTACCTACGGATGTACCTCCAAATTTCAACACTTTCATTCTTCTAGATTTAAGATTCGAGCGTTAAGCATGCCGCTTAATACTCCTATTTATTTTCTGTATTCCAAACCTTCGCTTACTACAAACTAAACTAGGGTTCGATTTTTAATGATTTACTTTTTCAATGAGTAAATGATTTAACCAAACATTGACTCAATCGTTTGCTTATACCAAATACTGCATCAAGTCTGGTTTTTCATTGAGGTATTCAAAGACGAAGCTTTTGGCTTTCAGTCGTTCGAACAACTCACTCAAACTGTCTTTATTCTGCAGTTCTAAACCAATCAATGCAGGACCATTTTCTCTGCTGTTCTTTTTCGAATACTCGAAATGAACAATATCATCGCCAGGCCCAAGTACCTCTGTCAAAAATTCTCTCAATGCCCCCGCTCGCTGCGGAAAACGAATGATAAAATAATGTTTGATGCCTTCGTATAGCAATGACCTTTCTTTTATCTCTTCTGTCCGAGTAATGTCGTTATTGCTACCACTTACGACACAGACTACGTTCTTGCCTTGGATTTTATCTTTGTAAAAATCCAAAGCTGCCAAACTCAAAGCACCAGCTGGCTCTACTACGATCGCTTCCTGATTGTAGAGCTGCAAGATCATTGTACACACTTTTCCTTCTGGCACAAGCACCAGTTCATCCAATCCGTCTTTGCATATCTCTAGGGTTTTGCTACCTACTTGCTTCACCGCAGCACCATCGATAAAAGTATCGATCTTGTCTAGCATCAGGTTGTTGCCCGCAGCTATAGACTCTTTCATAGCTGGTGCACCAGCAGGCTCTACACCTATGATTTTGGTGTTGGGTGACAAAGTTTTGAAAGCGGTGATCGCTCCAGAGGCTAATCCTCCTCCTCCTATTGGCACAAACAAATAATCTATTGGCCCATCGGCATCTTCCAATATTTCTAAAGCTACTGTTCCTTGTCCTTCTATTACTTTTTCATCGTCGAATGGATGAACAAAGGTGGCTTTATTTTTTTCACAAAAAGCCAATGACTCTCGGTACGAGTCATCGAAAGTATCTCCCGTGAGCACCACATCGACCATATCTTTACCAAACATTCTGACCTGACTGATCTTCTGCTTAGGTGTTACATTGGGCATGAAAATAGTGCCTCGGATACCTAGCTTCTGACAGGAATAGGCTACTCCTTGAGCATGGTTGCCCGCACTAGCGCATACGATACCATTTTTGCTTTCTTCTTCGCTAAGACTTGAGATTTTATTATAAGCGCCACGAATTTTGTACGAACGCACGGCCTGTAGGTCTTCTCTTTTGAATGACACATTGGCGTCGAACCGCTCCGAAAAATTTAAATTTTTCACCAGCGGTGTACGCACCACTACGTTGTTCAATTTCAGCTTTGCAGCCTGTATGCCTTCGTATGTGGGTACTCTTAATTCTGCTTCTAACACTCCCATGATTCTATCTTCTTATGCCACTAATTCTTTTTCCACGTCTGAGGTACAAAATTCGTTGATGGCGTCAGCTATTTTGCTAAAAGTCTCGTGTAGGACTTCTTTATTCTCTTCTAATAGAGTGATTCTGAATCCTCTCAATTCGGACTGAAAGGAAGACAAAGGCACTACGCACACACCTTTTGCGGCCAGTAAATAATACACAAACCGTTTGTCTGGCTCTCCTATACGCTCCACCCATGACTCTGCTAGTTCTTTGACCGCAGGGTCTTTAATTTTCAAGGTTTGCATGTTGTTCAACACGCCATCTTTAAATACTATGGTGTTATAAAACGCTCCGTTGGTCTTATTAAAAGTAACGTAAGGAAGGTCATTCAAATACTGAGAAATGATCTCACTGCGTTCTGCGATTTCCATTCTACGCTCGGCCAAATACTCCTGATATTTGGGATGCTCCTGAATGATTGGCAAAGCCTTTTGTGGCAGCGTAGTTGAGCATACTTCTACCATTTTGGCATTTTCCAAAGTAGCACAATACTTGTTAAATTCCTCGTCTACATGACGGTTGTAAAACTCCATCCAACCACATCTGCTCCCTGGCCATGGGCAATCTTTCGAAATTCCTTTGAGGGCTATACCTGGTACCTCTCCCAATACTTCGGCCAATGCTTTGGTCTTGGTGTCGTTGTAAATGATGTTGGTATAGATTTCATCGCTCGCGATGAAAAGATTAAATTCTTTTGCTATCTCTACGATCTTTAGCAAATACTCTTCTGGGTAGACCATTCCTGTAGGGTTGTCTGGGTTAATGATCAATATCCCTACGATATTCGGATTATACTTCACCTTTAGACGCAAGTCGTCTAGATCTGGATACCAGTTGTTTTCTGGATCGAGATTGTATGTGAGTGGCTCCTTATTGGAATGCGCTGCTTCTAACGCAGAATGCGTAGAATAAGCAGGAGACGGCCCTATTACTCTTGAATAGGGATTCAAAAACTGATACAGTTTGCCGATAGCATCTCCCAGTCCGTTGAAAAACAAGACATCATCAGAGGTGATTTGCACACCTCCTTTTTTATTGTTTTTAGTTGCCAGATATTGTCTGGTTTCTAACACCCCTTTGGAATGACAATACCCATAGGTGCTGTTTTCATTGACTAGGTTGGTCAATATCTCTTTGATCCATGCGGGTACTACTGCATTTTTCAATATAGGGTCTCCAATGTTTTCCCAATAGATCCGCTGGCCGAGTGCTTGTAGTGCTTCGGCTTTCTTGACTATGTCTCTGATTTCATAATCGAGCTGACTGGAACCTTCGTGTAATAGTACTTGGCGCATCTTCTTTAAGTAGTTAATATGCGTATCGAATAGCTAGACCAAAGGCCTAAATATTCGATACACCTATCTCATGTCTATTTTAATAATCTTTTATGCTCAGCTCATTGGATCTGGTCTCTTCCAATTCCTTGATGTATGCTTCCGTTTTACGTTTGGACTTGGAAATGGCTACTCTGCCTGATCTCACAAATTCTAACAAGCCTAACGGCTCCAATTTGCGATACAAATCCTGCGTATCTTCCATATGCCCTGTCTTCTCTATGATGATATGATCTGCTTCAATAACCAAAATCCTTGCGCCATTGTTTCTCACCAATGTCTCAATCTTGTTTCCATTTAGGAATACAGATGTTGGCACTTTGTACAAAGCAAGCTCTTGATAGTAAACTTCATCTTCTTCGTAGACAAAAGCGCCCAAAACATCGATCAGTTTCCTGAACTGCTTCACGCAATTGTCCACCTTATCTTTCGACGTAGTGACTACAATCGTGAAGCGGCTGATGCCTTTGACTTCAGTAGTAGAGACGTTTAAAGAGTCTATGTTTATTTTCCTTCTGGTAAGGATAATTGTCAGGTTATTGAGTAATCCCGCTTTGTCTTCTGTCAAAACGGACATTGTATATTGCTTTTCCACGTTCTTTTCTGTTTTTAAGCTTCCAATTTGATGTTAGACACGGATTCGCCCGTAGGAATCATCGGGAACACATTTCCTTCTTTTTCTACACACACCTCCAATAGATAAGGACCGTCGTGCTCTAGAAACACCTCAATGGCAGTTTCTAGTTCGGCACGTTTATCCACCTTGTTACAAGGAATGCCATAACCTTTAGATATCATTTGAAAATCTGGGTTAGTCATTTCTGTAAAAGAGTATCTACGATCGAAAAATAACTCTTGCCACTGGCGAACCATACCCAAGAAGTTGTTATTCAAAATCAAAACCTTCACCCCTATTTTACTTTGAAAAATGGTTCCTAGTTCCTGAATAGTCATCTGGAATCCTCCGTCTCCGATTACCGCAATCACTTGCTTGTCCAATCGCCCCAGTTTGGCTCCCATAGCTGCTGGCAAGGCAAATCCCATCGTCCCCAATCCTCCCGAAGTCACGTTGCATCGTGTATCTTCGAATTTGTAATAACGGCTAGCAATCATCTGATGCTGTCCTACGTCGGTCACGATTACAGCCTCCCCTTTGGTCTTTTCGGAAATGATACGAATCACTTCAGCCATTTTAACCTCTCCCGAGGTAGGGTGTAGATCTGCCTCTCCCACTTTTTCGAATTCGATGGCATCAAGGGCTCTAAATTCTGCCAACCACTCATCGTGACTGTTTTGCTCTACCTTCTTTTCCAATGCGATCAACGCCGCCTTGGCATCGCATACGATGGCCACGTCAGACTTTACATTTTTATCTACTTCGGCAGGGTCTATTTCGATGTGAATCACTTTGGCCTGTTTGGCATAAGTGTTCAAATCACCAGTCACCCGATCATCGAATCGCATACCAACAGCAATCAACAAATCACATTCGTTGGTTTTTATATTGGGAGCATAATTACCATGCATACCGAGCATTCCTACATATTGTGGGTGCTTATTGGGTACAGCAGACAATCCCAAAAGCGTAGAAGCCATTGGTATTCCTGCTTTTTCAGCCAAGGCGAGCAATTCACTTTGTGCCTTAGAGATCAGTACTCCATGTCCGACCAATAGCATAGGTTTTTTGGCTTCATTGATCAATTGAGCTGCGGCATCCACACTTGCTGATTCCATAACTGGAAACGGATGATAGCTTCTTATTTTAGTACACTTTTCGTATTCAAAATCGAATTCTGAAAACTGTGCATCTTTAGTAATATCTATCAACACAGGCCCTGGTCTACCAGAATTAGCTATATAAAAGGCTCTTGCGATCGCATAAGGGATTTCCTCTGCTTTGGTCACCTGATAATTCCATTTAGTCACAGGCATAGATATGCCCATTACATCAGTTTCCTGAAAAGCATCCGTACCTAACAAATGAGAGGCTACCTGACCCGTAATTGCCACGAGTGGTGTCGAATCGATCTGAGCATCAGCGATTCCTGTAATCAAATTAGTAGCTCCTGGACCAGAAGTAGCAAAGCAGACACCTGTCTTGCCTGTCACACGAGCGTATCCTTGCGCAGCATGCGAAGCGCCTTGTTCGTGACGTACTAAGATGTGATTGAGCTTGTCCATGTACTTGTACAACTCATCGTAGATCGGCATGATGGCTCCGCCCGGATAGCCAAAAATCGTATCCACACCCTCTTCCAACAAACATCTTAAGACGGCCTCAGAGCCGCTAATTCGTTGCGCATTGGTTTTTGGTTTTTCTTCTACTTCTAATGTTGATGTGTTCATTGTAATTAGATTCAAGATTTCAGAATCAAGAATCAAGATAATTTTATGTCTTGATTCTTGTGCCTAGATTCATTTTTGGTTACTCGTCAGTTACACAACCTTGTGAAGCCGACGATACTTGCTTGATATATTTTTTCAAAATTCCTTTAGTAGCCTTATATGCGGGCTGTACCCAAGCAGCTTTCCTAGCTGCCATTTCCTCGTCAGAAATTTTTAAATTCATTTCATTTTTCACTGCATCGATACTGATGATATCACCATCTTTGACAAATGCCAATGGTCCACCTTCTTGCGACTCTGGCGTAACATGCCCTACTACAAAACCGTGTGAACCACCAGAAAATCTTCCATCGGTAATCAAGGCTACGTCTTTGCCCAACCCTGCGCCCATTACGGCACTTGTTGGTTTCAACATTTCAGGCATACCAGGCGCTCCTTTAGGGCCTGATTGTCTGATGACGATTACTTCTCCTTTTTTCACATCTTTGCCTATGCCTTCAATCGCTTCAAATTCGTCGTCGTAGCATCTGGCAGGTCCTTCGAAGTACTCGCCTTCTTTGCCCGTAATCTTGGCAACAGCACCTTCTGGCGCCAAGTTTCCGTACAGAATCTGCAGGTGACCGCTTGGCTTGATTGGATCAGAAAACGAATGAATAATTTTCTGGCCTTCTTTTAATGACGGTCCTTCTTCGATGTTTTCAGCTAAAGTTTTACCTGTTACGGTCATACAGTCGCCATGCAAATAACCTTCGTGCAGCAAGGCCTTCATAACTGCAGGTACTCCACCTACGTAATGGAGATCTTCCATCAAGTATTTTCCACTCGGTTTCAAATCAGCTATAAACGGTGTGCTATCAGATATTCTTTGGAAATCATCTAGTCCAATAGGTACATCTACAGATTTCGCCATAGCGATCAAGTGAAGTACGGCATTGGTAGAGCCTCCCAAGATCATGATCAGTCGAATGGCATTTTCGAATGCTTCCTTGGTCATGATGTCTCTTGGACGCAAGTCCTGCTCCAATAGATGCCTTACTGCTTGACCTACTCTATAAGTCTCTAGTTTCTTGTCCTCGCTCTCAGCAGGGTTAGAAGAGGAAGAAGGCAAGCTCATGCCCATAGCTTCGATAGCCGAAGACATGGTATTGGCGGTGTACATACCTCCACAAGCACCAGGTCCTGGAATCGAGTTTTTGATGATCCCAGCATAGTCTTCATCAGATATGTTATTGGCTAGTTTCTGACCATAAGCCTCAAAAGCCGATACTATATTAAGATCTTCGCCTTTCCATTTCCCAGGTCTTACTGACCCTCCATAAACCATCAAACCTGGTCTGTTCAATCTACCCAAGGCCATGATAGAGCCTGGCATGTTTTTATCACATCCTACTACTGGCACTACTGCATCATAAAACTGTGCATTGACCACTGTCTCTATAGAATCTGCAATAATATCTCTTGAGATCAAGGAATACTTCATGCCTGTTGTTCCGTTGGAAATGCCATCGCTCACTCCGATCGTGTGAAATATCAATCCGACAAGATCAGCTTCGCGAACACCCTTTTTCACTTGATGTGATAGAATGTTGAGATGCATATTGCACGGGTTACCTTCGAATCCAGTGCTTACTATCCCTACTTGCGCTTTACTCATGTCCGCTTCTGTCATTCCTGTAGCATACAATTGCGCTTGTGATGCCGGCTGAGAAGGGTCTTGAGTGATCGTTTTACTGTATTTATTTAAACTCATGTTATTCGGATGTTAGACTCCAGAGGCGAGGCTTAATGTCTCGCTACAATTGATGTCCTATATTTTTATTAATTAACTCTTGTCTTGGTTCTTATTACACTAATGTAAAATCGCTTAGTTCGGCATTGCTCACTCGCTGACGATACATGAGAAACAGGTCATAAGCTACTGTTTCTTTCCAATCGGCTTTAAATTCCATGTCGTCGATCGATGCAATACTCGCTACCTCTGTAGCTGTACCTGTAAAAAAGGCTACTTCTGCTCCTTTCATTTCTTCGGGTTTGAATAGCTTTTCTACTACTGGATACCCCAACTCCATGGCATATTCGATGATGGTAGCTCTAGTGATACCTGGTAAGATATTGCCCAAAGGTGGTGTATAGATCACATCATCTTTTACAAAGAAAAAGTTTTGACCAGACCCTTCGGCTACATAACCGTCAGCGTCTAACATCAATGCTTCGTCGAATCCTTTCCGCTTGGCTTCATTGGAAGCCATGATCGAGTTGGTATAGTTGCCACTTACTTTGGCATCTACAGGGATCGATTTCGGATTAGGTCTTTCAAACGACGAGATCATTACTTTCAGTGCTTCGTCACCCAAGTATGGAGGCCAATCCCAAGCAGCCATCATCACATGTACTTCTCCACAAGAAAGCAGTTTCATATTGGCACCGAGGTATACCAGCGGGCGGATGTAGGCATTGGTCAAGCCGTTTCTATCTAGTAATTCATAAGAGACTTTGACTAACTCATCGACGGACTGAGTGATTTTAATATTCATTCTTTCGGCAGAATACTTTAGTCTTTCAAAATGTTCCTTGGCCTTGAAGATATTGGGTCCTGCTGCACCAGCATAAGAGCGTATCCCTTCGAAGACACCATTTCCATAATGCATGGTCTGGCTAAACAAGTCAACTTTCGCTTCTGATGCCTTTACCCATTGTCCGTCAAGGAAAAGGATCGAGTTGTCGTTGTAATACATAGTCTGTCTCTTTAGTTACTTAATTGATTCGATCATTGTCATAAAAAAAGCCTTACTCGGAGGAGAAAGGCTTTTTAGAATTTTTTAAAGTTCCAATATACCAATCTCACGACATACCAAAAATGGTAATAATCACGACGGCTAAGACGATGACAATAATCGCTATCATTTTTTGGGCTAACATTTGGGTATTAAGCTTCCATGAATAAATTCATTTCGGCGAACGCATAAAAAAAGCGTCATTCTGTTGGGAATGACGCTTTAGATTATCTTTTTAAACTATTGCATATCACTCCCGATCTGAGGTCACTGTGACCTCAATAATAATCGCTAATGCTATGACAATAATGTTCTTCATTTTTGTTGTTCTTTCGAATACCAAAGGTAGAACATTTCGTTTTTACCATCCTAACAATCTTAGCGATTTTTAATACGATTTTATTTAAGCTTCTAATACACTGCGATTTGCACGTATCAACTCCGCTATTTTATCTCCTACTTCTGTAGTCGATTTTGCATTTTCTTTATTCAAGTCTTCTGTCAAAAATCCTTCTTGAACAGCCTGGTTTACCGCAGCCTTGATGGCGTTGCTCTCTTCGATCAAATCGAATGAGTACTCCAATAGCATGGCTGCAGACAAAATGGCTCCGATAGGATTGGCTATGTTTTTGCCTGTAGCCTGAGGGTATGATCCATGAATAGGTTCATAGAGGCCCAAGCCACTACCCATAGACGCAGATGCCAACAACCCTAGTGAACCAGATATCACTGATGCTTCGTCAGTAATGATGTCTCCAAACATATTCTCAGTCAGTACCACGTCGAAATGTGCTGGGTATTGGATGATCTGCATGGCCGCATTGTCTACAAACATAAAATCCAGCTCTACGTCAGGATACTGTGGTGCCATTTCTGTCACTACTTGTCTCCATAGTCGAGACGTAGCCAATACATTGGCCTTGTCTACTAGGGTTAATTTCTTCCTTCTGTTTTGCGCAGATTTGAACGCCAAGTGCGCCACACGCTGAATCTCTGCCTCAGTATAAGTACACGAATCGAATGCGGACTTACCATCTTCTGATCTTCCTCTAGGCTGTCCAAAATATATTCCTCCTGTCAGTTCTCTAAAAACTACAAAGTCAACACCTTTGATTCTTTCTTCTTTTAAAGGAGAAAGAGAAAGCAAAGCTTCGAAGCTAGCCACTGGTCTGACATTGGCAAACAAGCCAAGATTTTTTCTCATTTTCAACAGCCCTTGCTCAGGTCTTACCTTGGCGTTGGGGTCGTTGTCATACTTAGGATGTCCAATGGCTCCAAACAAGATCGCGTCAGAAGACTTACAAACTTCTTCTGTCTCAATTGGGAATGGCTCACCTGTAGCATCGATAGCGATCGCTCCGATTAAAGCCTCTGTCTTTTCGAACGAATGTCCATAAACTTCTTCTACTGCTTCTATGACTTTTACTGCCTGAGCAGTAACCTCTGGTCCTATACCGTCGCCTGATAATATGGCTATATTTTTATTCATGTGTATATGATGTATTTTATTGCACTTGTCACACTCAAAGTCAATTAAGTACTTCGTTCAATTGTGTTTTTCAAATTTCAGCACCGAAGGCAAACAAGTAGCTTTTTCGTTCGCCCATGCATTGAGTGGATGATAAAAACTCACGACTATTAGGGTTTAAAGCTTTGGTTTTTGCTTCTTTTTGACCTGTTTTAGTCTCGTTTGTACTTCTTGCTTTATTTTTCATTTTCTTTTGTTTTAAAAAACCAATTCCTTGGTTTCGTATGCTGCTATCTCATCTGCTTTGCTGATTAGGAAGTCGATATCGTCGAATCCATTGGTCATGCAATGCTTCTTATAAGCTGTAATCTCAAAACTCTCAGCATCGTCGGTTCCTACAATCGAAATGGTTTGTGTAACCAAATCAACCGATACCTCTTGCTTAGGGTCTGCCTCTACTGCCTTAAATATTTTTTGCAAAAAACCTTCCGACACTTGTACTGGCAGCAGGCCATTGTTCAGCGCATTTCCTTTGAAAATATCAGCATAAAAACTAGACACCACAACTCTCAATCCTGAATCGTAAATCGCCCAAGCAGCATGCTCACGACTAGACCCACAACCAAAATTTTTACCCGCTACCAAGATGGTACCGCTGTATTTTGGGTTGTTCAACACAAAGTCTGGGTTGGGTTGATCGTTTTTATCATACCTCCAATCGCGAAACAAGTTGTCGCCAAATCCCTTACGATCTGTAGCTTTCAAAAACCTCGCTGGTATGATCTGGTCTGTATCTATATCTTCCACTGGAAGTGGATATACACTCGATGTTATATTTATAAATTTCTCCATTAGTTCATCAATTCTCTCGCGTCAGAAATATACCCATTGATGGCTGTAGCAGCCGCTGATAGTGGACTGGCTAGCATGGTTCTAGCACCAGGACCTTGTCTTCCTTCAAAGTTTCTGTTGGACGTAGACACACAGTAAGCACCTGCTGGCACTTTGTCTTCGTTCATTGCCAAACAAGCCGAGCATCCTGGCTCTCTTAGCTCAAATCCTGCTTCTTTTAGAATAACATCCAGTCCTTCTGCAATGGCTTGCTGCTCTACTTGCTTTGAGCCTGGTACAATCCATGCTTCAATATGATCGGCTTTCTTACGGCCTTTCACCAAGTCTGCTACTAATCTCAAATCTTCGATTCTTGAGTTGGTACAGCTTCCAATGAATACATAGTCTACTTTTTTTCCTATCAACTTCTGACCTGCTTCCAAGCCCATATAATCCAAAGATTTTTTGAAGTTGTCCGTAGCGTTTCCGTTAGGGTTTGGCACATTATCATTGATTCCGATTCCCATGCCTGGGTTAGTACCATAAGTGATCATAGGATCAATATCCGCCGCATCGAAGCTGTATGCTAAGTCAAACTGAGCACCTTCATCGGTTTTCAAACCTTTCCATTTCTCTACCATTTTGTCATATTCTTCTCCTTTAGGAGCGAATTCACGACCTTTGATATACGCATAGGTAGTC contains the following coding sequences:
- the leuD gene encoding 3-isopropylmalate dehydratase small subunit, encoding MEKFINITSSVYPLPVEDIDTDQIIPARFLKATDRKGFGDNLFRDWRYDKNDQPNPDFVLNNPKYSGTILVAGKNFGCGSSREHAAWAIYDSGLRVVVSSFYADIFKGNALNNGLLPVQVSEGFLQKIFKAVEADPKQEVSVDLVTQTISIVGTDDAESFEITAYKKHCMTNGFDDIDFLISKADEIAAYETKELVF
- the leuB gene encoding 3-isopropylmalate dehydrogenase → MNKNIAILSGDGIGPEVTAQAVKVIEAVEEVYGHSFEKTEALIGAIAIDATGEPFPIETEEVCKSSDAILFGAIGHPKYDNDPNAKVRPEQGLLKMRKNLGLFANVRPVASFEALLSLSPLKEERIKGVDFVVFRELTGGIYFGQPRGRSEDGKSAFDSCTYTEAEIQRVAHLAFKSAQNRRKKLTLVDKANVLATSRLWRQVVTEMAPQYPDVELDFMFVDNAAMQIIQYPAHFDVVLTENMFGDIITDEASVISGSLGLLASASMGSGLGLYEPIHGSYPQATGKNIANPIGAILSAAMLLEYSFDLIEESNAIKAAVNQAVQEGFLTEDLNKENAKSTTEVGDKIAELIRANRSVLEA